A window of the Eretmochelys imbricata isolate rEreImb1 chromosome 7, rEreImb1.hap1, whole genome shotgun sequence genome harbors these coding sequences:
- the LOC144268090 gene encoding uncharacterized protein LOC144268090: MQQCTAKIKEVRQAYYKAKENHRSGGAPKTCRFYKELNAILSGDPTSIADSPVDTSQAAERGGNLEAEILDEEVELEEDVVLPAGLPGSAGSQELFSTPQELIWEQEQMRRRQRP; this comes from the exons ATGCAGCAGTGTACAGCGAAGATAAAGGAGGTGAGGCAGGCGTACTATAAGGCAAAGGAGAACCATCGCTCTGGTGGTGCACCTAAGACCTGccgcttctataaggagctgaatgctatcctcagtggtgaccccacctccatcgcTGATAGCCCCGTGGATACTTCGCAGGCAGCGGAAAGAGGAGGTAACCTGGAGGCTGAAATTCTGGATGAAGAAGTCGAGCTAGAAGAGGATGTTGTTCTCCCAGCGGGGTTGCCTGGTtcagcaggcagccaggaacttttctccacACCACAAGAGCTCatctgggagcaggagcagatgaGACGTCGG CAAAGACCTTGA